DNA from Serinibacter salmoneus:
TGGTCGACAACCGCATCGTCATCAACAACCACCTGCGCCGCACCCGTGGCGGCAAGGTCTCCTTCACCCACCTCATCGGTTTCGCCCTCGTCGAGGCGCTCGCGGACATGCCCGCGATGAACGCCGGGTACCGCGAGGTGGACGGTAAGCCCGCCATCGAGCGACCCGAGCACGTCAACCTCGGCCTCGCGATCGACCTCGCGAAGCCGGACGGCACCCGCCAGCTCCTGGTCCCGGCGATCAAGTCGGCCGAGAGCATGGACTTCGCGCAGTTCTGGTCCGCCTACGAGCAGATCGTGAAGAAGGCCCGCGGCAACAAGTTGACCGCGGACGACTTCGCCGGGATCACGATCTCGCTGACCAACCCGGGCACGATCGGCACCGTGCACTCGGTGCCGCGGCTCATGCAGGGCCAGGGCACGATCGTGGGCGTCGGCGCCATGGAGTACCCCGCCGAGTTCCAGGGGGCCTCCCCGGAGACCCTGGCGAACCTCGGCATCTCCAAGATCCTCACGCTGACCTCCACCTACGACCACCGGATCATCCAGGGCGCGCAGAGCGGCGACTTCCTGCGCATCATCCACACCAAGCTGCTCGGCGAGGACGGTTTCTACGACCGGGTGTTCGCGGCGCTGCGGGTGCCCTACGAGCCGGTGCGCTGGGGCACGGACATCGTGGAGGACCCCACCACGGCCCTCGGCAAGGCGGCGCGCGTCGCCGAGCTCATCCACGCCTACCGCAGCCGTGGTCACCTCATGGCGGACATCGACCCGCTGGCCTACCGCCAGCGCCGACACCCCGACCTCGACGTCGCGACGCACTCCCTGTCCCTGTGGGACCTCGACCGCACCTTCCCCACCGGCGGATTCGCCGGGACCGCGCAGGCGAAGCTGCGCGACGTGCTCTCGGTGCTGCGGGATGCCTACTGCCGCACCATCGGGTCGGAGTTCATGCACCTGCACGATCCTGCGCAGCGGCGCTGGGTGCAGGAGCGGCTGGAGTCCGGCTGGGCCAAGCCCGACGCCGGCGTGATCCGACGGATCATCCACAAGCTCAACCAGGCCGAGGCCTTCGAGACCTTCCTGCAGACCAAGTTCGTCGGGCAGAAGCGCTTCAGCCTCGAGGGCGGGGAGTCCCTCATCCCGCTCCTGGACGTGCTTCTGGGCGCCGCCGCCGACCACGGCCTGGAGGGTGTGGGCATCGGGATGGCGCACCGCGGGCGCCTGAACGTGCTCGCGAACATCGCCGGGAAGTCCTACGGGCAGATCTTCAACGAGTTCGAGGGCAACGTCGACCCGAAGACGGTGCAGGGCAGCGGCGACGTGAAGTACCACCTCGGCACCGTGGGCACCTACACCGCTCCCAGCGGCTCGACCGCGCAGGTCTACCTCGCCGCCAACCCCTCCCACCTGGAGGCGGTGGACGGCGTGCTGGAGGGCGTGGTCCGCGCCAAGCAGGACCGCATCGACCTCGGGGGTGACGGCTTCTCCTGGCTCCCGATCCTCGTGCACGGTGACTCCGCGTTCGCCGGCCAGGGCGTGGTGACCGAGACGCTCAACCTCTCCCAGCTGCGTGGGTACCGCACCGGCGGCACCGTGCACATCCTCATCAACAACCAGGTCGGGTTCACCACGGGGGCCTCCGCCTCCCGCTCCACCCTCTACCCCACCGACGTCGCCAAGGGTCTGCAGGTCCCGGTCTTCCACGTCAACGGGGACGACCCCGAGGCCGTGGCCCGCGTGGCCCAGCTCGCCTTCGAGTTCCGCGAGGAGTTCCACAAGGACGTCGTCATCGACATGGTCTGCTACCGCCGGCGCGGGCACAACGAGGGCGACGACCCCTCGATGACCCAGCCGGTGATGTACGGCCTCATCGAGGGCAAGCGCAGCGTCCGCACCCTGTACACCGAGTCCCTCATCGGCCGTGGCGACCTCTCGGCGGAGGAGGCCGAGCAGGCACTCGCGGACTACCAGGGTGAGCTCGAGCGCGCCTTCCGGGAGACGAAGGAGGGCGACCGCCGGGAGAACACCACCGACGGCGGACTCGAGGTCCCCGAATCCCAGCACGAGGACGCCGGCATCATGGTCGGCTGGTCCACCGCCGTGCCCGAGAGCGTGCTGCACCGCATCGGCGAGGCGCACCTCGCGCCGCCGGAGGGCTTCGAGGTCCACCCCAAGCTCGCCAAGTTGCTGGAGCGACGGGCCACCGCCTCCCGCGAGGGCGGCATCGACTGGGGCTTCGGCGAACTGCTCGCCTTCGGTTCCCTCGTGCTCGAGGGCACCCCGGTGCGCCTGGCCGGGCAGGACTCCCGCCGCGGCACGTTCGTGCAGCGTCACTCCGTGCTGCACGACTACCGCACCGGCGCCGAGTGGACGCCGCTGCAGTACCTCTCCGACGACCAGGCGAAGTTCTGGGTCTACGACTCCTCCCTGTCGGAGTTCGCCGCCCTCGGCTTCGAGTACGGCTACTCGGTGGAGCGCCCGGACGCCCTGGTGCTGTGGGAGGCGCAGTTCGGTGACTTCGTCAACGGTGCACAGACGATCGTGGACGAGTTCATCTCCTCCTCCGAGCAGAAGTGGGGCCAGCGTTCCTCGGTGGTCCTGCTCCTGCCGCACGGCTACGAGCACCAGGGTCCGGACCACTCCTCGGCCCGCATCGAGCGCTTCCTGCAACTGTGCGCCGAGCAGAACATGGTCGTTGCGCAGCCCTCGACCCCGGCGAACTACTTCCACCTGCTGCGCCGCCAGGCCTACGACCGCCCGCGCCGTCCGCTGGTGGTGTTCACGCCCAAGCAGTTGCTGCGGTTGCGTGCCGCGACCTCCCAGGTCGAGGACTTCACGACCGGCACGTTCCAGACCGCGATCGGTGACACCATCGATCCGGCACGCGTGGACCGGGTCCTGATGTGCTCCGGCCGGGTCTACTACGACCTCCTCGCGGCACGGACCAAGGGCGAGCACGGCGCGGACGACCGGACCGCGATCGTGCGACTGGAGCAGCTCTACCCGCTGGACTCCACCACGCTGCGCGCGGTGCTGGCGCCCTACGCCGGTGCCGAGCTGGTGTGGGTGCAGGACGAGCCCGCGAACCAGGGTGTGTGGCCGTACCTGGCCGGGATCACCTCCCGGTACATGGACGGGGTGCGGGTGCGTCGGGTCTCCCGGCCCTCCTCGGCCGCTCCCTCGACGGGTTCGGCGAAGGTGAGCCAGGCGGAGCAGCGCCAGCTCGTGATCGACGCGTTCGCGCGCTGACGTGAGCACCGGCTCGACCGATCGCGCGCGTGGGGCGCGCCGCCTGGTGATCCTCGGGGACGAACTGATCACGGGATTCGGCGACCCCCGCGCGCTCGGTTGGGTGGGGCGGCTGGCCGCCCGCACTCCCCCGTTGGAGGTTCTCACCACTGCTCTCGCGGTGCCCGGTGAGACCACGACGGACCTGGCCGCTCGGTGGGAGCGGGAGGCCGCCCTGCGGCAGGGTGGGGCGGGGACCTATCTCGTGCTCGCCCCCGGCGCTCACGACCTCGCCGCCGGCCTCTCGATGGCACGCAGCCGCTTGAACCTCGCCAACATGCTGGACGCGGCGACCAGCGCACACATCCCCGTGCTCGTCGTCGGCCCGCCCCCGCGCTCGGACCTCGACCCCGCGGGGCTGGCCGCGCTCTCCGCTGCTTTCGCGGATGTCTGTGTACGCCGCGGGGTGACCTATGTGGACAGCCACGCGGCGCTGCACGACCACGACCAGTGGCACGCTGACCTCGCCGCCGGCGACGGGATCCACCCCGGGCAGGCCGGGTACTCACTGCTGGCCTGGCTCGTGGACCACCACGGCTGGGCGAACTGGTTGGGCATCGACCTCGCGGAGTAGGCGGCGCGCGCACCGGCTCCCAGGTCAGCGCACGCTGCCCGCCACGTCGATGACCATCTTGCCGTGCACGACGCCACGGGCCATGTCCGCCAGGGCTGCGGGCGCTTCCTCCATCGCGACCATCCGGTCCAGGAGAGGTCGCACCCCGGTCGCGAGGAGCATCTCCTGCAGGAGCGCGAGCTCGTCACGGGTCCCCATCGTGGCGCCGACCACACGGATCGAGCGGAAGAAGACCCGGTTCAACTCCGCATCGGCGTCGGGACCGGTGGTCGACCCCGCCACCGCGACGACACCGCCGGGCAGCAGCGACCTCAGGGAGTGTCCCCACGTCGCCTTCCCCACGGTCTCGATCACCGCATCCACCTGCCGGGGCAGGCGTGCCCCGCTCTCGAACGCGTCGTGCGCCCCGAGCTCCAACGCGCGCCGGCGCCCCTCCTCCGTGCGCGAGGTGACCCACACCCGAAGGCCCGCTGCTCGACCCAGCAGGATGCACGCCGTCGAGACCCCGCCGCCGGCGCCCTGCACCAGCACGGTCTGCCCCGGTCGCACCTGTGCGGCCGTGAAGAGCAGCCGGTAGGCCGTGAGGTAGGACGTCGGCAGGCAGGCCGCGTGCTGCGGCGCGAGGTCCTCGTGACGCGGCACCACGTTGCCCGCGGGCACCCAGACGGCCTCGGCGAGTGTGCCCGGGTAACGCTCCGAGAGGAGGCTGCGACCGGGGTCCAGCGTGTCGTCGCCGCGCCAGGCGGGATCGTTGATCACCCCGTGCACGATCACCGGGGTCCCGTCCGGCAGGGTGCCGGTGGCGTCGGTGCCCAGCACCATCGGCAGGGCGCCCTCCCGCAGGCCCACCCCGCGCAGGCTCCACACGTCGTGGTGGTTCAGCGCCGCGCACTGCACAGCCACGCGGACCCAACCGGGACGCGGTGCCTCGTCGGGCACGTCACGGATCACCACCGCGGCGGCGGGGTCCTCGGGTTGGAAACGGTCGGCGGTGACGGCGCGCATACCGCCACCGTAACGCGAACGGGCCCACCCGCGCGTGCCTCGCCGGCCCGGCAGCGGTCCTACCCACAGAGGCGAAAACGGCCACCCGAGCGGGTGACCGTTTCCTCATCGCACTCAGGCGTTGGGGCGCTTGCCGTGGTTGGCGGCGTTTCCCCGACGTGCCTTGCGCTTGCGTCCGCGCTTGCTCATCGTGACTCCTCCAGGTGGGTGAACCGACCCATCGTTCCACATCGCGCCAGCAGCACGAAATGGCGCGCTCAGCCCCGACGGATCATCGCGACCTGGGTCACGATCCGCGCCCGCAGCGTGGACGGCGCGCGCTCGATACACGCCTTACGGATCAGCAGCCGCACGTGCTCCTCGACGTCGGCCGCCTCCATGCAGGGCTCGCAGCTCTCCAGATGTGCCCGCACCAGATCGGCATCCGGCTCGGACAGCGCGTGATCGAGCAAATCCTCGAGTTGGGCGAGCGCCGCCCGGCAGTCGTCGTTGACCCCACCCGAGGCCGACTCGCACGCACTCATGAGGACACCTGCATTCCCAGGGACCGCGCGTGATCGGCCAGCAGCGAGCGCAACTGCGCCCGGCCCCGGTGCAGCCGCGACATCACCGTTCCGATCGGAGTGCCCATGATCTCGGCGATCTCCTTGTACGCGAACCCCTCGACGTCAGCCAGGAAGACCACGAGGCGGAAGTCGTCGGAGAGCTCGGCCATCGCGTCGCGCACCACGCTGTCGCCGAGCCGGTCCAGCGCCTCCACCTCGGCGCTGCGCAAACCCGTGGAGGTGTGCGAGGCCGCACGCGCGATCTCCCAGTCCTCCACGCCGTCGGCATCCGACTGCAGCGGCTCACGCTGCTTCTTGCGGTAACTGTTGATGTAGGTGTTGGTCAGGATCCGGTACAGCCACGCCTTGAGGTTGGTACCCGGCCGGTACTGATGAAAGGAGCCGTACGCCTTGGCGTAGGTTTCCTGGACCAGGTCCTCCGCGTCGGAGGGGTTGCGCGTCATCCGCATCGCCGCGCTGTAGAGCTGATCGAGCAGGGGCAACGCCTCCGCCTCGAACCGCGCATCGCGCTGCGCGTCGGTCTCGCTCTCGCGCACGTCGATCTCGCCTGCCTGCTCGCTGGGAGGCACGGCGTCAGGCTCGCTGGTCGCACTCATCGCTCCACAGCCTACGACCCGGCGGCGGCGTTCGGGCGCCCGCAGCCCGAGCTCGCGGCCACCTCGGGTCGACCGGGCACGCCGGGGGGCACTCATCACACTCACTGTCACGCCCTGTGCAACACGCGACGGCGCACCGGCATTCCGCGCCCGGACCGCACGAGGCGGGCCGTCCTCTCGCCAAGGGCACCCGTGGTGCGGTAGGCATGAGACATGATGCTTCGTCGGATCGCTCGTCCCCTGCTCGCAGCCTCGGTCATCGCCGATGGCGTCCACGCGGTGCGCCACCCGCACCAGGTGGTCCGGCCCGACTCCACCGGCGAGAACCTGATGCGCAACGCCGCCGCCCGCACCGGACGGGACGTCTCGCCCGCCACGCTCGTGCGTACGCTCGGCGCGGTCAAGGTGGCCTCCGGTGCGATGCTCGCGCTCGGGATCCTGCCGCGGGTGAACGCGGGCGTGCTGGCCGCGGCGCACCTGCCCACCACGCTGCTGACCAACCCGGTATGGACCCTGAAGGGGCAGGCACGCAAGGACGCCGCGGCCGCGGTCCTGCGGGAGTCCGCCGTTCTGGGTGGACTCCTGCTGGCAACGGTCGACACCGCCGGCAAGCCCTCGCTCGCGTGGCGCCTGGAGCAGTCCCGTGACCACGCCGCCGAGATCAAGGACGCGGTGACCGAGGCAGCCCAGGACGCCGCCCGCACCGCCACGGACGCGGCGGAGAAGAAGGCGGCCAAGGCCCTGGCTGCTGCCCGCAAGGAGGCCAGGAAGGCCGCAGCCACCCTCTCCTAGTCCCGCCCGGGCATCTCGCACGCGCGCTCGGCCGCGGCGGCGATACGCTGCCGGGGTGAGTGAAGCCTGGCCCGCACCCCGCCCCTCCCGCCGCATCGACGCCGTCGTCGACGTGCCCGGATCGAAGTCGCTCACCAATCGCTACCTCCTGTTGGGCGCCATCGCGCAGGAGCCGACGCGGATCCGAGGTGCCCTGCGCTCACGGGACTCCGACCTGATGATCGGTGCCCTGAGGGTGCTGGGTGCACGCATCGACCACGAGGCGACCACCGGCGACCTGCTGTTGACCCCAGGGCCGCTGCGGGCCGGCGGTCGCATCGACTGCGGCCTCGCGGGAACCGTCATGCGGTTCGTCCCGCCGTTGGCGGCTCAGGCACCGGGCGAGGTCGCGTTCGACGGCGACCCCCGCGCCCGCGAGCGCCCGATGGCGGGCGTCATCGAGGGCCTCGCAGCGCTGGGGGTAGGAGTGGATCACGAGGGCGAGGCCACCGACCGGCTGCCGTTCGTGGTCCACGGCCGCGACGGACTGGCCGGCGGACGCGTCGAGATCGATGCCTCGGCCTCGAGCCAGTTCGTCTCCGCCCTCCTGCTGACCGCCCCGCGCCTGCGCGAAGGACTCGAGGTGGTCCACACCGGTGCCAGCCTGCCGAGCATGCCCCACATCGAGATGACGCTGGCGGTCCTGGCCGAGCGCGGCGTCGCTGCCGAGGCCACCGGGGCGACCTCGTGGCGGGTCGATCCCGGTCCGGTCGCAGGTGGAGAGGTGGTGATCGAGCCCGACCTGTCCAATGCGACCCCCTTCCTCGCGGCCGCCGCCGTGACCGGTGGTCGGGTCAGGATCCCGCGCTGGCCCTCGCACACCACACAACCGGGCGCCGACATCCTCGAGATCCTCACCCGCATGGGCGCGCACGCACACCTGCAGGGCGAGGTGCTGGAGGTCCGCGGGACCACGGCGCTGCAGGGACTCGATCTCGACCTCTCGCGGGCGGGCGAGCTCGCCCCGACCGTCGCGGCGCTCGCGGCCCTGGCCCGGACCCCCTCCCGATTGCGCGGCATCGCCCATCTGCGCGGGCACGAGACGGACCGCCTGCGCGCACTGGTCACCGAGATCACCCGTCTCGGCGGGAACGCACGTGAGACACCGGACGGTCTCGAGATCGATCCGGCCGAATTGCACGGCGGCCGGGTGCAGACCTACGCCGACCACCGGATGGCAACGTTCGGCGCGATCCTCGGCCTGGCCGTCGACGGGGTCGAGGTCGCCGACATCGCCACCACAGCCAAGACACTGCCCGACTTCCCCGGCATGTGGCACGCCATGCTGCGGGGGTGAGCATGCGCGAGTTCGACGAGTCCGACGTCCGCATCAGGCCCCGACGTGGCGGCACGAAGCCGCGGTCCAAGCGACGCCCGGAGCACGCCGAGGCGCAGTGGGGCACGGTCACCACGATCGACCGCGGGCGCTACGACGTGCTGCTACCACAGGGTGGGGTGCGCGCCGTCACCGCCCGCGAACTCGGGCGCGGGGCCGTGGTCGTGGGCGACCGGGTCGCCGTGGTCGGGGACACCTCCGGCCGGGCGGGCACCCTCGCGCGTATCGTGCGCGTGGCCGAGCGCACCAGCCTGCTGCGCCGGACCTCGGAGGACACCGGGGGCGTGGAACGGGCCCTGGTCGCGAACGCGGACCAGATGGTGATCGTCACCGCGCTGGCCGATCCCACACCCCGCACGCGCATGGTGGATCGCTGCCTCGTCGCGGCCTACGACGCCGGGATGGATGCGCTGCTGTGCCTGACCAAGGCCGACCTCGCTCCTCCCGCGGACTTCCTGGCGAACTACGAACCGCTGGGGGTGCGGTGGGTCTCCAGCGCACGCACGGACGGCGAGATCACCGGGCTGACTGCCCTGCGCGAGGCGCTCGCGGACCGCACCTCCGTGCTGGTCGGTCACTCCGGGGTCGGAAAGTCCACGCTCGTCAATGCCCTGGTCCCCAACGCTTCTCGCCGCGTGGGCGACGTCAACGCCGTCACCGGCCGGGGTCGTCACACCTCCACCTCGGCGCTGCTGCTCGAGCTCCCGGGCGGCGGGTGGGTGATCGACACCCCCGGGGTCCGCTCCTTCGGCTTGGCGCACGTGGAGGTGGCCGACGTCGTCGGCGCCTTCGGGGACCTCGCCGAGATCACGACGGCGTGCCCGCCCGGGTGCACCCACCTCAGCGATGCCCCGGGGTGCGCGCTGACGGTCTACCTGCGCACGGCCACGCCCCTGGGCGCGGACCGTGTCGCCTCGCTCCGTCGACTGCTCGCTTCCAGGTCGGGAGAGAGCGTGAGCGACACTCCGGCCATGCCCCACGCCCCGATCCCCGGCGCGGGGACCCCACCGGAAGGCACCGCGTGACCATGCACCAGACGGACCCCGGCGCGAGTGCGCACGACCTCACGCTCGCACTGCAGATCGCGGACGAGCTCGACACCCTGACGATGTCGCGGTTCCGGGCGAGCGACCTGACCGTGACCGCGAAGCCGGACACCACACCGGTCTCGGACGCGGACACGGCTGCGGAACGCCTCGCTCGGGACATCATCGCCCGTCACCGCCCCGCCGACGTCGTCCTGGGCGAGGAGTACGGCGGCAGTCCCCGGATGGCAGGCCGACAGTGGATCATCGACCCGATCGACGGCACGAAGAACTTCGTGCGCGGGGTGCCGGTGTGGGCGAGCCTGCTCGCGCTGGCGGTGGACGGTGAGATCCGGCTCGGGGTGGTCAGCGCACCGGCCCTCGGGCGGCGTTGGTACGCCGCCCGCGGCACGGGAGCGTGGCTCGTGGACGGCGCCGACCCCCGCCGGCTGCAGGTGTCGGGGGTGTGGCAGATGGAGGATGCCTCCCTGTCCTACTCGAGCCTGGAGGGATGGCGGGAGGTGGGACGCCTGGACGCGCTCCTGGACCTCTCGCGTCGGGTGTGGCGCACCCGCGGGTACGGGGACTTCTGGTCCTACATGCTGCTCGCCGAGGGTGCGGTGGACCTCGCCGCGGAGCCCGAGCTGGCGCTGTACGACATGGCCGCGCTGGTCCCGATCGTCCAGGAGGCCGGGGGCGTGTTCACCTCACGCGCGGGTGAACCCGGACCCTACGGCGGTAGCGCCGTGGCGGCGAACCCGCACCTGCACGCCGAGGCGCTGAGCGTCCTGGGCCTGTGAGGGCCCGCCGGCCCTCATCCGCCGGCGGCAGCCGTCCGCGCCGCGAGCACCGTGCGCTCCGAGGCGTCGAACCACAGCAGGTCCCGTTCCCCGAGTTCCCGCCACGCGGCCTCCTCGTTGTGACCCATCAGGTCCAGGGCATCGCGCACATCCGCCTCGTCGAGGTGGATCGCGACCAGGGCCTGCCACGGCAGCGGACCCAGGATGCCGAGCACGCTGGGCAGGTGGGCCAGGTCGTCCGGCGGCGCCTGCCACGACGGCGCAGCGACGTCCACCGCCAGGACACAGCGGCGCGCCGGGCGGCCGGTGTCCACGGCCGTGAGCAGGAGCGCACTCAGATCGGCCGCCGTGAGGAAGGCGGAGTGCTCGAGGCCTTCCTCGTCCTCCTCCGGCAACGCTCCGGTCAGCGCCGTGGTGACACCGGAGGCGACACGTGGGGAGATCTCGGGGGCGGCGAGGTCGGCCACGACAGCCGGAAGGTACAGACGCATGCAGTCAGTCTCCCACCGGTGACCGGTCCTGGCCCATGGTGCCCACCGGAGTACCTCACCCGACGCGTCGGTTCGCGATCCGGCGACGCGCCCCACGGCGGCCGGGGAGCGCCTCCGGCACGCCCAGGAGCGAGGCGGCGAGCCCGCGCACCGCGAGCCTGACCGCTCCGCGCGGCGCCACGGACAGCAGCGGGATCCCGCGCAGCAGGGCCTCGTCGACCTGCGACCCGAGGGGGATCTCGGCCGCCGGTTCGACGTGCGCGAACCGCCGCAGCGCACCCGCGACCGCCTCGCCGGGGGCACGGCCCGCCGAGGACTGGCGCACCTTGGAGACGACGACGTGTCGCGTGCCCGGCGCACCCGTCTCGTGGAGGTCCGCCAGTGCGTGCACGCCGCGGCGCACCCCGATCGGGTCGGCCGCCACGAGCACCACGATGTCGTCAGCGCGCCCGAGTGCAGCGCGGGTCGCCTGCCACCGGTCCACACCGCGAAGCCCGGGCTGTTCCAGGCCAGCCGCCACGTCGATCACGGTCACCCGATAGCGGGCGCGCAACGCCTCGATGACCTCACCGAAGGACTCCCCGCCCACCTCCCGCCATCGATCCGCCCGGGTGAGCCCGGAGAACAGGTCGACCCCCTCCGGGAGCCGCGCTCGCCGCCGCCGGATGGTACTCGGGTCGAGCACGCCCTGCGCCGCGGCACGGCACAGGGCTGCGATGGCGGAGGAGTCCTCCACGAGCGCTGCCGCTTGGGCGAGCGAGGGAGCGAATGTGTCCGCATCCACCAGGGCCACCGCGCCGACGGCAGCATCGGGCGCCGTCTCGGGGTCCGGGGCGGTGGCGGTGCCGCGCCGCTCGGGCACGCTCGGGCGCTCGGCCACCTGGGCCGAGAGCAGCGAGGCGCACTCTGCGGCAAGGTTCCAGGCCACCGTGGAGCGCCCCGGGGAGCCCGGCGCGCTCCACACCACGATCACCCGGCCCCCGGCACCCACGCCCGAGACCGCCCCACCCTCCAGCGCCACCGCGGCCTCGCGCGGGCGTACCGGGGCGGCACCCTCCACCGTGAGATCCGGCTCCGCCCGCACCTCCTCACGCGGATCGCGCCCACCCTCGCTCACCGCGTGCCCCTCCGACGCGCGCGCCTGAAGCACAGCGCGCACCGCGCGGACCACGTCCTGGTCCAGGCCCTCGGCCTCGACCAGGACGGCGTCCGCGCCCAGGGAGGTCGCGCGAGCGGCATCGGCCCTCGCAGCGACAAGGACGACCGCCACGCCCTCGCGCCGCAGATCCGCGATCCGGTTACGGTCCACACCACGTCCGAGTCCGAGCACAGCGGCGCTCCCGAGGCCCGCGGCTGCGGCCGCGAGGAGCTCCGCCAGGTCGGCGCAGCGCCGCACCACCTGGAGATCCGCCGCGGCGTCCAGTGATGCCACGACGTCGGGTTCGCTGGTACCGGACAGCCACAGCAGGACGCCACGATCAGCCATGGTCAACCACCCGGGTGCTCCACGAGCGTGACCTCACCGCGTCGCGCCTGCGCACCGAGCACGTCGGCCACGGACTCCTCGGGAACGAGCACGGTCGCCACCTGCCCGGAGGAGGATCCCAGCACCCCGCTGGCAGCGGTGATCTCGAGGACCTCCACGTCGGCCGCGACCGCCTCGGCCGATTCCAGCGATCCCGCTGAGGGCACGAACCAGAGGTCGACCAGGCTGCCCGGCCGGGGGCTCCCCCCGACGGGCACGGCCACCGCCATCGGCCGACCGGCGACGTCGCCGGTGGTCCCGAGCGCGCTCGTGGGCACCAGCTCACCCTCGCCCACGAACGAGGTCACCACGGAGTCCGCCGTCAGGTCGGCCGGCGCCAGGTAGGTTCCCGAGGCGCCGTCCCACCGCAGGGTGACCTCGCGTAGGTCCTGTGCGCTCACCGCGGCGCCGGGGGCGAGATCTCGCACCGCGACCCAGGCCGGTTCGCCGGCCGCCGCAGAACGGACCGCCCACGTGCCCACGGCCACCGATCCCGCGACCAGGAGCACGCCGATGCCCAGCCGGGGCCGCCGCCACCACGGCCTGCTGCGATGTGTCGCCGCCACCTGCGGCTGTTCCTCCCCGATCATCCGGTCCCCCATTTCCTGATCGGTCGATGAGGTGATGCTGGCACGGGCGCCGCGCACTGTGGGGAATTCATCCACAGATCGCGCGCTCGGCGCGCGGGAAGACCCTTCAAGGTGCAACACTTGTCCACATGCCAGAACGAATGCTGACCCTCGCGGACGTCGCCGAGGTACTCGACATCACCGTCCCCACCGCCCGCGCACTGGTGCGACAAGGGGAGATCAAGGGATTCCAGGTCGGGGGCCGCGGAATGTGGCGAGTCGAGTCCAAGGAACTCGATGCCTACATCGAGCGGGAAAAGGCTGCGGCCACTGCGCGCCGCGAGGCCCTACACGAGAACTGACCGGATCGCCGTGAACGGCACAGCCACAGTCCGTTCACCCTCCTGCAGCACGAGCTCGAGGTGGTCGGCCCCGATACGCACCAGTGCGCCATCGAGTCGGCGGCCGGTCACCTCGACTCCCGTGATGCCGTCGGAACGCGACCACTCCCGCAGCGCGTGCCCGATGCCGAGCCCGACCTCGCTCGCGGGTGGCGCCGGCGCCACCCGTTGAATGCCCTCCAGCCAGGTGATCGCGTGCACCGGGACGAGCCGGCGCTGAGTACCCTCGCGCAGCACGAGCCAGGAGCGCGTGGCATCGAGTAGGACGCCCCCGTGCCGCTCCCCTCCCTCGACAGCGAGGGAGATCTCGCACCCGATGAGCGCACGGACTCGGTCACCGAGGACGATCGCCGACTCCTCGTCCCGGGTCAACGCCAGCGCATCCTCGGTGAGCGCATCCTCCTCCAACGCCTCGGCCTGACCCGAGAGGTCGGCGAACAGGTCATCCCACCGCATGGCCTCACCGTTGCACACCTCTTGACGCGGGTGGGGAACTAGGTCCACCATGACGACATGCCATACATCGTCAAACCACCTCAAATATCTCTTTCTGTACCTGACTCGGTCCCAACTGGCTCCTCGACCGGCCGCGAGTTCGACGGCTGCGGCACGAGTGCCGAGCCGGTGCGACCCCTCATCCGCCGCGCCGCGGCGCTCACGGGCCTGTCCGCGCTCGCGAGCGCCGGTGGCCTGCTCTTCCTGGCGCCGGCCCTCGCCGACCACCACGGTGTCGACGGCCTGATCACCCGAGTCCTGGCGGGTCTCGGAGCGCTCACCTGCGGGTGGTACGCGATCAGCGCAGCCGCGGCGCTCCTGGTCATCCTTGCTCGATCCTCGTGGCGGCCGCCCATGCTCGCGCCGT
Protein-coding regions in this window:
- a CDS encoding multifunctional oxoglutarate decarboxylase/oxoglutarate dehydrogenase thiamine pyrophosphate-binding subunit/dihydrolipoyllysine-residue succinyltransferase subunit, whose product is MELTSVSTESGAASHTEALGANDWLIEEQREAWKADPTSVTPQWRAFFEGDTSAGTNGRAATSSAGTQAERPSEPGGGATTPPAPAPKKAAEPTRKTAPATDASPHTDPRQQVTDPQTRPDLPPAVPQPATADYARSTTQQRSTSGQESGVQKLRGPAARVVTNMESSLAVPTATSVRAIPAKLLVDNRIVINNHLRRTRGGKVSFTHLIGFALVEALADMPAMNAGYREVDGKPAIERPEHVNLGLAIDLAKPDGTRQLLVPAIKSAESMDFAQFWSAYEQIVKKARGNKLTADDFAGITISLTNPGTIGTVHSVPRLMQGQGTIVGVGAMEYPAEFQGASPETLANLGISKILTLTSTYDHRIIQGAQSGDFLRIIHTKLLGEDGFYDRVFAALRVPYEPVRWGTDIVEDPTTALGKAARVAELIHAYRSRGHLMADIDPLAYRQRRHPDLDVATHSLSLWDLDRTFPTGGFAGTAQAKLRDVLSVLRDAYCRTIGSEFMHLHDPAQRRWVQERLESGWAKPDAGVIRRIIHKLNQAEAFETFLQTKFVGQKRFSLEGGESLIPLLDVLLGAAADHGLEGVGIGMAHRGRLNVLANIAGKSYGQIFNEFEGNVDPKTVQGSGDVKYHLGTVGTYTAPSGSTAQVYLAANPSHLEAVDGVLEGVVRAKQDRIDLGGDGFSWLPILVHGDSAFAGQGVVTETLNLSQLRGYRTGGTVHILINNQVGFTTGASASRSTLYPTDVAKGLQVPVFHVNGDDPEAVARVAQLAFEFREEFHKDVVIDMVCYRRRGHNEGDDPSMTQPVMYGLIEGKRSVRTLYTESLIGRGDLSAEEAEQALADYQGELERAFRETKEGDRRENTTDGGLEVPESQHEDAGIMVGWSTAVPESVLHRIGEAHLAPPEGFEVHPKLAKLLERRATASREGGIDWGFGELLAFGSLVLEGTPVRLAGQDSRRGTFVQRHSVLHDYRTGAEWTPLQYLSDDQAKFWVYDSSLSEFAALGFEYGYSVERPDALVLWEAQFGDFVNGAQTIVDEFISSSEQKWGQRSSVVLLLPHGYEHQGPDHSSARIERFLQLCAEQNMVVAQPSTPANYFHLLRRQAYDRPRRPLVVFTPKQLLRLRAATSQVEDFTTGTFQTAIGDTIDPARVDRVLMCSGRVYYDLLAARTKGEHGADDRTAIVRLEQLYPLDSTTLRAVLAPYAGAELVWVQDEPANQGVWPYLAGITSRYMDGVRVRRVSRPSSAAPSTGSAKVSQAEQRQLVIDAFAR
- a CDS encoding GDSL-type esterase/lipase family protein; protein product: MSTGSTDRARGARRLVILGDELITGFGDPRALGWVGRLAARTPPLEVLTTALAVPGETTTDLAARWEREAALRQGGAGTYLVLAPGAHDLAAGLSMARSRLNLANMLDAATSAHIPVLVVGPPPRSDLDPAGLAALSAAFADVCVRRGVTYVDSHAALHDHDQWHADLAAGDGIHPGQAGYSLLAWLVDHHGWANWLGIDLAE
- a CDS encoding zinc-binding dehydrogenase; the encoded protein is MRAVTADRFQPEDPAAAVVIRDVPDEAPRPGWVRVAVQCAALNHHDVWSLRGVGLREGALPMVLGTDATGTLPDGTPVIVHGVINDPAWRGDDTLDPGRSLLSERYPGTLAEAVWVPAGNVVPRHEDLAPQHAACLPTSYLTAYRLLFTAAQVRPGQTVLVQGAGGGVSTACILLGRAAGLRVWVTSRTEEGRRRALELGAHDAFESGARLPRQVDAVIETVGKATWGHSLRSLLPGGVVAVAGSTTGPDADAELNRVFFRSIRVVGATMGTRDELALLQEMLLATGVRPLLDRMVAMEEAPAALADMARGVVHGKMVIDVAGSVR
- a CDS encoding 50S ribosomal protein bL37; amino-acid sequence: MSKRGRKRKARRGNAANHGKRPNA
- the rsrA gene encoding mycothiol system anti-sigma-R factor, with product MSACESASGGVNDDCRAALAQLEDLLDHALSEPDADLVRAHLESCEPCMEAADVEEHVRLLIRKACIERAPSTLRARIVTQVAMIRRG